Proteins from a genomic interval of Mustela lutreola isolate mMusLut2 chromosome 4, mMusLut2.pri, whole genome shotgun sequence:
- the FAM131B gene encoding protein FAM131B isoform X1: MGCIGSRTVGNEVIAVDWKGLKDVDQIHMDSTSSLHGSSLHRPSTEQSRTDFSWDGINLSMEDTTSILPKLKRNSNAYGIGALAKSSFSGISRSMKDHVTKPTAMGQGRVAHMIEWQGWGKTPAIQPQHSHEAVRRDTDAYSDLSDGEKEARFLAGVMEQFAISEATLMAWSSMDGEDMSVNSTQEPLGCNYSDNYQELMESQDALAQGPMDGWPHSYVSQGMYCLGSSDAWEASDQSLIASPATGSYLGPAFDDSQPSLHEMGPSQPACGYSAQEPPPLLGSDTDWAPGVGGVDLARGPAEEEKRPLAPEEEEDAGCRDLESLSPREDPEMSTALSRKVSDVTSSGVQSFDEEEGEANN, encoded by the exons ATGGGCTGCATCGGCTCCCGGACCGTGG GGAATGAGGTGATTGCAGTGGACTGGAAGGGCCTGAAGGATGTCGACCAGATCCACATGGACAGCACCAGCTCGCTGCACGGGAGCAGTCTCCACCGGCCATCCACTGAG CAAAGCCGGACCGATTTCTCCTGGGATGGCATCAAT CTCTCCATGGAGGACACCACTTCCATTCTTCCAAAGCTGAAGCGAAACTCTAACGCCTATGGCATTGGGGCCCTGGCCAAGTCATCCTTCTCAG GGATTTCTCGCAGCATGAAGGACCATGTGACGAAGCCCACAGCCATGGGGCAAGGCCGGGTGGCCCACATGATTgagtggcagggctgggggaagaCACCAGCCATTCAGCCGCAACACAGCCACGAGGCGGTGCGCAGGGATACCGACGCCTACTCGGACCTCAGCGATGGCGAGAAGGAGGCACGTTTCCTAGCAG GTGTCATGGAACAGTTCGCCATCTCTGAGGCCACACTCATGGCCTGGTCTTCCATGGATGGCGAGGACATGAGTGTCAactccacccaggagcccctgggctgCAACTACAGTGACAACTACCAGGAGCTGATGGAGAGTCAAG ATGCCCTGGCTCAAGGCCCCATGGATGGATGGCCTCACTCCTATGTGTCCCAGGGCATGTACTGTCTGGGGTCATCggatgcctgggaagccagcGACCAGTCCCTCATCGCCTCTCCCGCCACGGGATCCTATCTTGGCCCTGCATTTGATGACTCCCAGCCTAGCTTACATGAAATGGGGCCTTCCCAGCCTGCTTGCGGATACTCTGCTCAGGAGCCTCCACCTTTGCTGGGGTCAGACACGGACTGggctccgggggtggggggagtggaccTGGCAAGGGGCCCTGCCGAGGAGGAGAAGAGGCCATTGGCCCCCGAGGAGGAAGAGGATGCAGGATGCCGGGACTTGGAGTCACTGTCCCCACGAGAAGACCCCGAGATGTCCACTGCTCTCAGTCGGAAGGTGTCTGACGTCACATCCTCAGGTGTGCAGTCCTTCGATGAGGAGGAGGGCGAGGCTAACAACTAG
- the FAM131B gene encoding protein FAM131B isoform X3, producing MDSTSSLHGSSLHRPSTEQSRTDFSWDGINLSMEDTTSILPKLKRNSNAYGIGALAKSSFSGISRSMKDHVTKPTAMGQGRVAHMIEWQGWGKTPAIQPQHSHEAVRRDTDAYSDLSDGEKEARFLAGVMEQFAISEATLMAWSSMDGEDMSVNSTQEPLGCNYSDNYQELMESQDALAQGPMDGWPHSYVSQGMYCLGSSDAWEASDQSLIASPATGSYLGPAFDDSQPSLHEMGPSQPACGYSAQEPPPLLGSDTDWAPGVGGVDLARGPAEEEKRPLAPEEEEDAGCRDLESLSPREDPEMSTALSRKVSDVTSSGVQSFDEEEGEANN from the exons ATGGACAGCACCAGCTCGCTGCACGGGAGCAGTCTCCACCGGCCATCCACTGAG CAAAGCCGGACCGATTTCTCCTGGGATGGCATCAAT CTCTCCATGGAGGACACCACTTCCATTCTTCCAAAGCTGAAGCGAAACTCTAACGCCTATGGCATTGGGGCCCTGGCCAAGTCATCCTTCTCAG GGATTTCTCGCAGCATGAAGGACCATGTGACGAAGCCCACAGCCATGGGGCAAGGCCGGGTGGCCCACATGATTgagtggcagggctgggggaagaCACCAGCCATTCAGCCGCAACACAGCCACGAGGCGGTGCGCAGGGATACCGACGCCTACTCGGACCTCAGCGATGGCGAGAAGGAGGCACGTTTCCTAGCAG GTGTCATGGAACAGTTCGCCATCTCTGAGGCCACACTCATGGCCTGGTCTTCCATGGATGGCGAGGACATGAGTGTCAactccacccaggagcccctgggctgCAACTACAGTGACAACTACCAGGAGCTGATGGAGAGTCAAG ATGCCCTGGCTCAAGGCCCCATGGATGGATGGCCTCACTCCTATGTGTCCCAGGGCATGTACTGTCTGGGGTCATCggatgcctgggaagccagcGACCAGTCCCTCATCGCCTCTCCCGCCACGGGATCCTATCTTGGCCCTGCATTTGATGACTCCCAGCCTAGCTTACATGAAATGGGGCCTTCCCAGCCTGCTTGCGGATACTCTGCTCAGGAGCCTCCACCTTTGCTGGGGTCAGACACGGACTGggctccgggggtggggggagtggaccTGGCAAGGGGCCCTGCCGAGGAGGAGAAGAGGCCATTGGCCCCCGAGGAGGAAGAGGATGCAGGATGCCGGGACTTGGAGTCACTGTCCCCACGAGAAGACCCCGAGATGTCCACTGCTCTCAGTCGGAAGGTGTCTGACGTCACATCCTCAGGTGTGCAGTCCTTCGATGAGGAGGAGGGCGAGGCTAACAACTAG
- the FAM131B gene encoding protein FAM131B isoform X2: MGCIGSRTVGNEVIAVDWKGLKDVDQIHMDSTSSLHGSSLHRPSTELSMEDTTSILPKLKRNSNAYGIGALAKSSFSGISRSMKDHVTKPTAMGQGRVAHMIEWQGWGKTPAIQPQHSHEAVRRDTDAYSDLSDGEKEARFLAGVMEQFAISEATLMAWSSMDGEDMSVNSTQEPLGCNYSDNYQELMESQDALAQGPMDGWPHSYVSQGMYCLGSSDAWEASDQSLIASPATGSYLGPAFDDSQPSLHEMGPSQPACGYSAQEPPPLLGSDTDWAPGVGGVDLARGPAEEEKRPLAPEEEEDAGCRDLESLSPREDPEMSTALSRKVSDVTSSGVQSFDEEEGEANN, translated from the exons ATGGGCTGCATCGGCTCCCGGACCGTGG GGAATGAGGTGATTGCAGTGGACTGGAAGGGCCTGAAGGATGTCGACCAGATCCACATGGACAGCACCAGCTCGCTGCACGGGAGCAGTCTCCACCGGCCATCCACTGAG CTCTCCATGGAGGACACCACTTCCATTCTTCCAAAGCTGAAGCGAAACTCTAACGCCTATGGCATTGGGGCCCTGGCCAAGTCATCCTTCTCAG GGATTTCTCGCAGCATGAAGGACCATGTGACGAAGCCCACAGCCATGGGGCAAGGCCGGGTGGCCCACATGATTgagtggcagggctgggggaagaCACCAGCCATTCAGCCGCAACACAGCCACGAGGCGGTGCGCAGGGATACCGACGCCTACTCGGACCTCAGCGATGGCGAGAAGGAGGCACGTTTCCTAGCAG GTGTCATGGAACAGTTCGCCATCTCTGAGGCCACACTCATGGCCTGGTCTTCCATGGATGGCGAGGACATGAGTGTCAactccacccaggagcccctgggctgCAACTACAGTGACAACTACCAGGAGCTGATGGAGAGTCAAG ATGCCCTGGCTCAAGGCCCCATGGATGGATGGCCTCACTCCTATGTGTCCCAGGGCATGTACTGTCTGGGGTCATCggatgcctgggaagccagcGACCAGTCCCTCATCGCCTCTCCCGCCACGGGATCCTATCTTGGCCCTGCATTTGATGACTCCCAGCCTAGCTTACATGAAATGGGGCCTTCCCAGCCTGCTTGCGGATACTCTGCTCAGGAGCCTCCACCTTTGCTGGGGTCAGACACGGACTGggctccgggggtggggggagtggaccTGGCAAGGGGCCCTGCCGAGGAGGAGAAGAGGCCATTGGCCCCCGAGGAGGAAGAGGATGCAGGATGCCGGGACTTGGAGTCACTGTCCCCACGAGAAGACCCCGAGATGTCCACTGCTCTCAGTCGGAAGGTGTCTGACGTCACATCCTCAGGTGTGCAGTCCTTCGATGAGGAGGAGGGCGAGGCTAACAACTAG